A genomic region of Desulfosarcina ovata subsp. ovata contains the following coding sequences:
- the hisC gene encoding histidinol-phosphate transaminase, with the protein MTPTIDHLVPEHVRHFEAYIPSKPDDVLMKMAGCTRLFRLNNNENPLGPPSAARTIIDGFPSPRAAIYPSGDAYHLRHRLADGFGLHPDQFLVGNGANEVIGFVIKAFCQEGDNIVTADKTFAVYEWVAAFSGIDARLVPLTDFTFDDAAMLAAIDQRTKILFVCNPNNPTGTYWSEARLRKFLDDVAGRQIVVVDEAYCEFVEKEDFPDGLRLIEEYPNLVVFRTFSKMYGLAGLRIGYLAGAPAVVDIIRRTCVVYSVNGLAQEAALRALDDEAHVRATRALVRETKTMLTREFQRLGLPHVAGEGNFIMLRLPMSDSLAYRRLMTRGVMVRSMTGFRFPNWIRITIGLPDAMTALVDALHEVLNHAA; encoded by the coding sequence ATGACCCCCACCATCGATCACTTGGTGCCCGAGCATGTGCGGCATTTCGAGGCTTACATCCCCAGCAAACCCGACGACGTGCTGATGAAAATGGCGGGCTGCACCCGTCTTTTCCGCCTCAACAACAACGAAAATCCCCTGGGCCCCCCGTCGGCGGCACGCACGATCATCGACGGCTTTCCCTCCCCCCGGGCGGCCATCTACCCCAGCGGGGACGCCTACCACCTGCGGCACCGACTGGCCGACGGTTTCGGCCTGCACCCGGATCAATTCCTCGTGGGCAACGGCGCCAACGAGGTGATCGGGTTCGTCATCAAAGCCTTCTGCCAGGAGGGGGACAATATCGTCACCGCCGACAAAACCTTTGCGGTCTATGAATGGGTCGCCGCCTTTTCCGGCATCGACGCCCGCTTGGTGCCGCTCACGGATTTTACTTTCGACGATGCGGCCATGCTGGCGGCCATTGACCAGCGGACCAAGATCCTGTTTGTCTGTAACCCCAATAACCCCACCGGAACCTACTGGTCCGAGGCGCGGCTGCGGAAATTCCTGGACGACGTGGCCGGCCGGCAGATCGTTGTGGTTGACGAGGCCTATTGCGAGTTCGTGGAAAAGGAGGACTTTCCCGACGGGCTGCGGCTGATCGAGGAATACCCCAACCTGGTGGTCTTCCGGACGTTTTCAAAGATGTACGGCCTGGCCGGGCTGCGTATCGGCTATCTGGCCGGCGCGCCGGCGGTAGTGGATATCATCCGGCGGACCTGCGTGGTTTACTCGGTCAATGGCCTGGCCCAGGAAGCGGCCTTGCGGGCGCTGGATGACGAAGCGCACGTGCGGGCCACCCGGGCCCTGGTGCGCGAAACCAAGACGATGCTGACCCGTGAATTCCAGCGGTTGGGGCTGCCCCATGTGGCCGGCGAGGGAAACTTTATCATGCTGCGGCTGCCCATGAGCGACAGCCTGGCCTATCGCCGGCTGATGACCCGCGGGGTGATGGTACGCAGCATGACCGGTTTCCGCTTCCCCAACTGGATTCGCATCACCATCGGTCTGCCCGATGCCATGACCGCCCTGGTGGATGCGCTGCACGAGGTGTTGAATCATGCCGCCTGA
- a CDS encoding MFS transporter, with product MTEHDEIEPGQSWDVFRFEPKDANGVARLFRAVYGDGYPVRTYVEPDLLIRENAAMRVVSSVVRTPGGDIDGKMPADAGNHPGRLAAVRGGGRPVTDTAAAADKKENFSAIPFFSRGSVSLMIAAFLAYANISVFFGFVDHLRTLPIAAADYGLLVGALAAAALVARPVISPLCHAANARRMLLFGTLMAAASLAAYSLATGFWSMLVVRLFHGTAFALLGTALLTLIVGLIPNGKSAQFFGYLAVVTLLPYTLIPPLLPALDAHLGGFNHILLGFAALTLLILPLAATASGSEDSPVAGSGASALSGREIVQNLTDTRILRILTAMLLLYCGHAMVFFFLDGYGRSLGMAYAGFFLSLSTAGEIGVRLAAGSLFDRLPKHILAAATLAGLGIAYGMLAQTPDPWIFFGLGLFFGLGWGVAMPVFNGLLFDASCQRYRAFNINLGMQMFQAGFFLGPLIGAPLLAASGYGTLYLLCGGLSLLAAALIVFKGAHP from the coding sequence ATGACGGAACACGATGAAATAGAACCCGGTCAGTCCTGGGACGTTTTCAGGTTCGAGCCGAAGGATGCCAACGGCGTGGCCCGCCTTTTTCGTGCTGTTTATGGAGACGGATACCCGGTTCGAACCTATGTGGAACCGGATCTGCTGATCCGTGAGAACGCGGCGATGCGGGTTGTCTCCAGCGTGGTAAGAACGCCCGGGGGGGATATCGACGGAAAAATGCCGGCGGATGCTGGAAATCATCCGGGCCGACTGGCAGCGGTCCGTGGAGGGGGACGGCCTGTGACGGATACGGCTGCCGCGGCGGATAAGAAGGAGAACTTCTCCGCCATACCTTTTTTTTCCAGGGGATCGGTTTCTCTGATGATCGCCGCGTTTCTGGCATACGCCAATATCTCCGTCTTCTTCGGTTTCGTTGACCATTTGAGAACTCTCCCCATCGCTGCGGCGGATTACGGTCTGCTCGTGGGGGCGCTTGCAGCGGCCGCCCTGGTCGCGCGGCCGGTCATCAGCCCCCTGTGCCATGCCGCCAACGCCCGCCGGATGCTGCTGTTCGGTACGCTCATGGCCGCCGCGTCGCTGGCCGCCTATTCCCTGGCCACCGGGTTCTGGAGCATGCTGGTGGTGCGACTTTTCCACGGCACGGCCTTTGCTCTTCTCGGCACGGCGCTTTTAACGCTGATTGTCGGTCTCATCCCCAACGGCAAAAGCGCCCAGTTCTTCGGCTACCTGGCGGTGGTCACCCTGTTGCCCTACACCTTGATTCCGCCGCTGCTGCCGGCGCTTGACGCGCACCTGGGCGGATTCAACCACATCCTGCTCGGGTTCGCCGCGCTGACCCTCTTGATCCTGCCCCTTGCCGCAACAGCGTCCGGCAGCGAAGATTCACCGGTCGCCGGAAGCGGCGCCTCGGCCCTGTCGGGCCGGGAGATCGTGCAGAACCTGACCGATACGCGCATCCTCCGGATTCTCACCGCCATGCTGCTACTCTATTGCGGCCATGCCATGGTCTTCTTTTTCCTTGACGGCTACGGCCGATCTCTGGGAATGGCTTATGCGGGATTCTTTCTGAGCCTCTCTACGGCCGGTGAAATCGGTGTCCGCCTGGCCGCCGGGTCCCTGTTCGACCGTCTGCCCAAGCATATTCTGGCCGCCGCAACCCTCGCGGGGCTGGGCATCGCCTATGGGATGCTGGCCCAGACGCCCGACCCGTGGATCTTCTTTGGCCTGGGCCTGTTCTTCGGTCTGGGATGGGGGGTGGCCATGCCGGTATTCAACGGCCTCCTCTTCGATGCCTCTTGCCAGCGCTATCGGGCATTTAACATCAATCTCGGCATGCAGATGTTCCAGGCCGGTTTCTTCCTCGGCCCCCTGATCGGCGCCCCTCTTTTGGCCGCGTCGGGATACGGGACCCTTTACCTTCTCTGCGGCGGCCTGAGCCTTCTGGCCGCTGCCCTCATCGTTTTCAAAGGGGCCCACCCATGA
- a CDS encoding FAD binding domain-containing protein, producing MKIEFQLNGRAVCLDAPADRRAVDLLREDLGFTGVKEGCGAGECGACAVLINGRTRLSCLMTAAQLSGQRVTTIEGLSENGTLHPVQKAFMEKGAVQCGFCTPGMILTTMDFLSRNPDPRRPEAAAALSGNLCRCTGYEKILDAVLSVDLKQAVPRSGSGEETAGTRSVTVDSKEENPRPVFLPESLEALWQLLAAHPEARVFSGGTDLLVWLRSKKINPRALVCLDRIDALRGIVEHPKEVWIGAGTTHEALLEAPAIARFFPVLAQALKTLGSPHIRRMGTLGGNIVTASPAGDTLPPLVVLGAQVVLASGNGTRRLALDAFIHGPGKTALVPGEIVSGIVIPKPEEGLLQHFEKVGLRKAMACAVASLAALLAISPDGRIEKARFAWGSVGPGVLRFPDIEASLAGRPFSRESLDAVIPAVRERVAPIDDVRASAEYRRRVAGNLMLRLPTVFTSENEEKNDGTR from the coding sequence ATGAAGATTGAATTCCAACTGAACGGAAGGGCCGTATGCCTGGATGCGCCGGCCGACCGGCGGGCGGTGGATCTGCTCCGGGAAGATCTCGGCTTTACCGGCGTAAAGGAGGGGTGCGGCGCCGGGGAGTGCGGGGCCTGCGCCGTGCTGATAAACGGCCGGACCCGTCTCTCCTGTCTGATGACCGCCGCCCAGCTCTCCGGTCAACGCGTCACCACCATCGAAGGGCTCTCCGAAAACGGGACGCTTCATCCGGTCCAGAAGGCCTTTATGGAAAAGGGGGCGGTCCAGTGCGGATTCTGTACCCCGGGGATGATCCTCACCACCATGGATTTTCTCTCCCGGAATCCGGACCCCCGGCGTCCGGAAGCGGCGGCGGCCCTGAGCGGAAACCTCTGCCGGTGCACCGGCTACGAAAAAATCCTGGATGCCGTGCTTTCCGTGGACCTGAAGCAGGCGGTTCCCCGGAGCGGGTCCGGGGAAGAGACCGCGGGCACCCGATCCGTCACCGTCGATTCAAAGGAAGAGAACCCGAGACCGGTTTTTCTTCCGGAATCCCTCGAAGCCCTCTGGCAACTCCTGGCGGCGCATCCCGAGGCACGGGTTTTTTCCGGCGGCACGGATCTGCTGGTCTGGCTGCGGAGTAAAAAAATCAATCCACGGGCCCTCGTTTGTCTGGACCGAATTGACGCCCTTCGCGGGATTGTCGAGCATCCGAAGGAGGTGTGGATCGGGGCCGGGACGACCCATGAAGCGCTTCTGGAAGCCCCGGCGATCGCCCGCTTCTTTCCGGTGCTGGCCCAGGCCCTGAAAACCCTGGGGTCTCCTCATATCCGGCGCATGGGCACCCTTGGCGGCAACATTGTGACCGCTTCTCCGGCCGGCGACACCCTTCCGCCCCTGGTCGTGCTCGGCGCCCAAGTGGTCCTGGCATCGGGAAACGGCACCCGGCGTCTTGCCCTGGATGCCTTTATCCATGGGCCGGGGAAGACGGCCCTTGTCCCCGGGGAGATCGTGTCGGGGATCGTTATCCCGAAACCGGAGGAGGGGCTGCTTCAGCATTTCGAAAAGGTGGGGCTTCGGAAGGCCATGGCTTGCGCCGTGGCCAGTCTGGCGGCCCTCCTGGCCATATCCCCCGACGGGAGGATCGAGAAGGCCCGGTTCGCCTGGGGAAGCGTGGGGCCCGGGGTCCTGCGGTTTCCCGACATCGAAGCATCCCTGGCGGGCAGGCCTTTCTCCCGGGAAAGCCTGGACGCGGTCATTCCCGCCGTCCGCGAGCGTGTGGCACCCATTGACGATGTCCGGGCTTCCGCCGAGTACCGGCGCAGGGTGGCCGGGAACCTGATGCTCCGGCTTCCCACCGTATTCACATCGGAAAACGAGGAAAAAAATGACGGAACACGATGA
- a CDS encoding RtcB family protein: MELRQISPYCYEIPRTGNMRVPGRIFMNHRMATQLAEEEALKQVANVATLPGILTASMAMPDMHWGYGFPIGGVAAFDWNDGVISPGGVGYDINCGVRLAATGLEEKEIRPVTGRLVQALFENIPTGVGSTGSLKLSLKEEMKVLREGGRWAVRQGMGDPSDVECTEDGGCMDVADPSVVSSRALERGTKQLGTLGSGNHFLEVGVVDEIFDEATATAFGLSENQVTVLLHSGSRGLGYQICDDSLAFMNKHVKTLGIALPDRQLACAMIRSAAGERYFSAMACAANYAWANRQILLHRARETFQQVLGIGPRELAMHQVYDICHNIAKRETHTVDGKPKTVCVHRKGATRAFAPGHPAICEAYRHVGQPILIPGDMGTASYVLVGTQKAMDETFGSTCHGAGRVLSRKAAKKKSKGRAIHRELADKGILVKWTGRSTLAEEMPDAYKDIDQVVESVHGAGISKKVARLRPIVVIKG; the protein is encoded by the coding sequence ATGGAACTTAGACAAATTTCCCCATACTGTTATGAAATCCCGCGCACCGGCAACATGCGAGTGCCCGGCCGCATCTTCATGAACCATCGCATGGCCACTCAATTGGCCGAAGAGGAGGCCCTCAAACAGGTCGCCAATGTGGCCACCCTGCCCGGCATCCTCACCGCATCCATGGCCATGCCCGACATGCACTGGGGCTACGGCTTTCCCATCGGCGGGGTGGCGGCTTTCGACTGGAATGACGGGGTGATTTCGCCGGGCGGCGTGGGCTACGACATCAACTGCGGTGTTCGCCTGGCCGCCACCGGCCTCGAGGAGAAGGAAATCCGTCCCGTCACCGGCCGCCTGGTCCAGGCCCTGTTCGAAAACATTCCCACGGGTGTGGGTTCCACCGGGTCACTAAAACTCTCGTTAAAAGAGGAAATGAAGGTCCTGCGGGAAGGCGGCCGCTGGGCCGTGCGCCAGGGCATGGGAGACCCGTCGGATGTGGAATGCACCGAGGATGGCGGCTGCATGGACGTGGCCGATCCATCCGTGGTCAGCTCGCGCGCCCTGGAGCGTGGCACCAAACAATTGGGGACGCTGGGCTCAGGGAACCACTTTCTCGAAGTGGGGGTGGTGGACGAAATCTTCGATGAGGCCACAGCAACGGCCTTCGGCCTGTCCGAGAACCAAGTCACCGTGCTGCTGCATTCGGGATCACGCGGCCTGGGCTATCAAATCTGTGACGACTCGCTGGCCTTCATGAACAAACACGTCAAAACCCTGGGTATCGCGCTTCCCGATCGCCAGCTGGCCTGCGCCATGATCCGCTCCGCTGCGGGCGAGCGCTATTTTTCCGCCATGGCCTGCGCGGCGAACTACGCCTGGGCCAACCGCCAAATCCTGCTGCACCGCGCCCGGGAAACCTTCCAGCAGGTATTGGGCATCGGCCCACGGGAGCTGGCCATGCATCAAGTCTACGACATCTGCCACAACATCGCCAAACGCGAAACCCACACCGTGGACGGCAAACCCAAAACCGTCTGTGTACACCGCAAGGGGGCCACACGCGCCTTCGCCCCTGGCCATCCGGCAATCTGCGAGGCCTACCGGCACGTGGGACAGCCGATCCTGATTCCCGGCGACATGGGCACCGCCTCTTACGTTCTCGTCGGCACTCAAAAGGCCATGGACGAAACCTTCGGTTCCACCTGCCACGGCGCCGGCCGTGTGCTGAGCCGCAAAGCCGCAAAGAAAAAAAGCAAAGGACGCGCCATCCACCGCGAACTGGCCGACAAGGGCATCCTGGTCAAATGGACCGGCCGCAGCACCCTGGCTGAGGAGATGCCCGACGCTTACAAGGACATCGACCAGGTGGTGGAGAGCGTCCACGGGGCCGGTATTTCGAAAAAGGTGGCCCGGCTGCGGCCGATCGTTGTCATCAAGGGGTGA
- a CDS encoding xanthine dehydrogenase family protein molybdopterin-binding subunit: MPPDHRVYQIGEAMPRSDALGKATGAEKFSIDTYGNDLLWAGVKRGGVPHARIRGIDIQAAQTTPGVRAVLTARDVNGTNRQGVIRKDQPVLADDRVRHCGDAVALVVAESSAALEAALDRIVLDLDPLEAIFDPEAALRDDAPLIHPDHAGGNTLFHATIQNGDPQQALSDCDAVVEGCFDLPRQAHAFLETENGWALADDEGRLDITVSTQTPFRDRLEVAEALGLAVDRIRIRAPFCGGAFGGKDGITVQSLLALAALSCPGRPVKMWWRREESFLAGVKRHPARLYYRLGADRDGTLKAVSARIYLDTGPYDHLGGVVAALGLEHAGGPYRIPHADLAVWAAYTNNPVSGAFRGFGVPQVAAAMESMMDMVAAKLRICPLALRRKNALVRGDRCPAGVTRQGSVGLLECLKTLEAHPLWKEREHWKASAGPNTMRGTGIACISHGMGYGPTVPDSATAGIRLMDDGRFEVMAGVVDMGQGNAAAYLQMAGDILSQPPGHLIPVLPDTDKTFPSGSSSASRTTFTYGNALIGAARALKERIFARAADALMVSDTSALILVPGAVRHLATGREITLSRLGMFLNPAERFATYHYRAPVSGEAPHPDGNLRLHGFPHSIFSHAAHLVRVEVDALTGQVSVPEYLGVNDCGRILNPQNFSGQQEGAVVQGLGYALYEEVIADKGRMMTRDFTTYIIPTALDAPKIESVAVALAEEAGPFGLKGAGEIGIDIPLPAVANALFDACGVRLLKFPMTPERILTALVKKDAP; encoded by the coding sequence ATGCCGCCTGACCACCGCGTATACCAGATCGGTGAAGCCATGCCCCGCTCCGACGCCCTCGGCAAAGCCACCGGTGCGGAGAAATTCTCCATCGACACCTACGGAAACGACCTTTTGTGGGCCGGCGTCAAGCGGGGCGGCGTACCCCACGCCCGCATCCGCGGCATCGACATCCAAGCGGCACAAACCACTCCTGGTGTCCGGGCCGTGCTCACCGCCCGTGATGTAAACGGCACCAATCGCCAGGGCGTGATCCGCAAGGACCAGCCAGTGCTGGCCGACGATCGGGTCCGCCATTGCGGGGATGCCGTAGCCCTGGTGGTCGCCGAGAGCTCCGCGGCCCTGGAGGCGGCCCTGGACCGGATCGTCCTCGATCTCGACCCCCTGGAGGCAATCTTCGATCCCGAAGCAGCCCTGAGAGACGATGCCCCTCTGATCCATCCGGATCACGCTGGCGGCAACACCCTCTTCCACGCCACCATCCAAAACGGGGACCCGCAGCAGGCCTTGAGCGACTGCGACGCTGTCGTGGAGGGGTGTTTCGACCTGCCCCGCCAGGCCCACGCCTTTCTGGAGACCGAAAACGGCTGGGCCCTGGCTGACGACGAGGGGCGGCTCGACATCACCGTCTCCACCCAGACCCCCTTCCGGGACCGCCTGGAAGTGGCCGAGGCCCTGGGGCTGGCCGTCGACCGCATCCGCATCCGGGCGCCCTTTTGCGGCGGCGCCTTCGGCGGCAAGGACGGCATCACCGTGCAGAGTCTTCTGGCCCTGGCGGCGCTGAGCTGCCCGGGCCGGCCGGTCAAGATGTGGTGGCGGCGGGAGGAAAGCTTTCTGGCCGGCGTCAAGCGCCATCCGGCCCGGCTCTACTACCGGCTGGGGGCCGACCGTGACGGCACGTTGAAAGCCGTGAGCGCCCGCATTTACCTCGACACCGGCCCCTATGACCATCTGGGCGGGGTGGTCGCGGCCCTGGGACTCGAGCATGCGGGCGGGCCTTACCGGATTCCCCATGCCGATCTCGCGGTTTGGGCGGCCTACACCAACAACCCTGTATCCGGCGCCTTCCGGGGCTTCGGCGTGCCCCAGGTGGCCGCAGCCATGGAGTCCATGATGGACATGGTGGCGGCAAAACTCCGGATCTGCCCCCTGGCCCTGCGGCGAAAAAACGCCCTGGTCCGGGGAGACCGGTGCCCGGCCGGGGTGACCCGTCAGGGCTCCGTGGGGCTCCTGGAATGTCTGAAAACCCTGGAGGCTCACCCGCTATGGAAAGAGCGGGAGCACTGGAAGGCTTCGGCTGGGCCCAATACAATGCGCGGGACCGGGATCGCCTGCATCTCCCACGGCATGGGCTACGGCCCCACGGTTCCCGACTCTGCCACGGCCGGTATCCGCCTCATGGATGACGGCAGGTTTGAGGTAATGGCGGGTGTCGTGGATATGGGACAGGGGAACGCCGCCGCCTATCTCCAGATGGCGGGGGACATCCTCTCACAGCCACCCGGACATCTGATCCCCGTTCTGCCCGATACGGACAAAACATTTCCCAGCGGCTCGTCATCGGCCAGCCGGACCACCTTCACCTACGGAAATGCCCTGATTGGAGCTGCAAGGGCCCTCAAAGAGCGGATTTTCGCCCGGGCGGCCGATGCCCTTATGGTTTCGGATACGTCGGCACTGATACTGGTTCCCGGCGCCGTCCGGCATCTTGCCACGGGGAGGGAAATAACCCTTTCCCGCCTGGGGATGTTCCTGAACCCCGCTGAACGCTTCGCCACCTATCATTACCGCGCCCCTGTTTCGGGGGAGGCACCCCACCCGGATGGGAACCTGCGGCTCCACGGTTTTCCGCATTCCATCTTCTCCCATGCGGCGCACCTGGTCCGGGTGGAGGTGGACGCGTTGACCGGGCAGGTGTCGGTGCCGGAATATCTTGGGGTGAACGATTGCGGACGGATTCTGAACCCTCAGAATTTTTCCGGGCAGCAGGAGGGAGCCGTGGTTCAAGGGTTGGGCTACGCCCTCTACGAAGAGGTGATTGCAGATAAGGGCCGCATGATGACTCGGGATTTCACCACCTACATCATTCCCACCGCCCTGGACGCGCCAAAGATCGAATCCGTGGCCGTTGCTCTGGCTGAGGAGGCCGGGCCGTTTGGCCTCAAGGGAGCCGGAGAGATCGGCATCGATATCCCCCTGCCCGCGGTCGCTAACGCCCTGTTTGATGCCTGCGGAGTTCGGCTTCTCAAGTTTCCCATGACCCCGGAGCGGATTCTGACGGCCCTTGTGAAAAAGGACGCACCATGA
- a CDS encoding nitroreductase family protein, translating to MPNGGILSILNRFHPSFGIFPLSGMVRVQERPVFDFTCDCPAAEPNPLATVGALCIRGYTIMNVSEAITKRKSVRAYLDKPVLAEDLAKIVEAGQWAPNAGAFQISVIRNAGLRQRINDLTHSAMVNSGVEFLLIISDFGEVSGTHPKKPKRTSFATSCCDI from the coding sequence ATGCCAAATGGTGGTATTCTATCTATTTTAAATCGATTTCATCCTTCATTTGGCATTTTCCCACTTTCGGGAATGGTGCGTGTTCAGGAACGGCCGGTTTTTGATTTTACTTGCGATTGCCCTGCGGCAGAGCCCAACCCGCTTGCAACCGTCGGCGCTTTATGCATTAGAGGATATACGATAATGAATGTTTCAGAAGCAATCACAAAAAGAAAAAGCGTAAGAGCCTACTTGGATAAACCGGTCCTCGCCGAGGATCTGGCAAAAATCGTCGAGGCGGGTCAATGGGCTCCGAATGCCGGAGCATTTCAGATTTCAGTGATCCGTAATGCCGGGCTACGACAACGGATCAATGACCTGACGCATAGTGCTATGGTCAATTCCGGCGTTGAATTTTTACTGATTATATCGGATTTTGGGGAGGTCTCCGGTACCCACCCAAAGAAGCCGAAACGTACAAGTTTTGCAACCAGTTGTTGTGATATCTGA
- a CDS encoding ATP-grasp domain-containing protein, whose product MIFIDKPFVSDFLKTTIEENGFPVVKTKMAEKLGFTKGPNIINEKAAIQKAKSSKNIPIYTTSENAIGWIAEHLSDTNLPRKIDLFKDKVKFRALTKTMYPDFYFREIKPNELGNLSMENIPMPFIIKPTVGFFSMGVYKVTDPNKWKQIKEVITSEIISTKNLYPKEVLNTTAFIIEQYIEGEEFAVDAYFNASGEPVILNIHKHIFSSNDDVSDRIYISSKEIIESNIDQFSAFLKKIGKLSEVKNFPVHVEIRRDRAGSVWPIEINPMRFGGWCTTADMTYFAYQFNPYVLYFSQKRPDWKEILKNKEGKLYSIIVLDNSTGIEGNQITAFDYDLLLSKFEKPLEIRKIDYREYPVFGFLFTETKEENFFELERILKSDLKEFVTFNAFG is encoded by the coding sequence ATGATTTTTATTGATAAGCCATTCGTTTCTGATTTTTTAAAAACAACAATTGAAGAAAACGGTTTTCCCGTTGTCAAAACGAAAATGGCAGAAAAACTCGGTTTTACAAAAGGGCCCAACATAATTAATGAAAAGGCTGCCATCCAAAAGGCAAAATCTTCAAAAAATATTCCGATCTACACTACTTCTGAAAATGCTATTGGCTGGATCGCCGAACATCTGTCCGATACAAATCTCCCCCGAAAAATTGATTTGTTCAAAGACAAGGTAAAATTCCGGGCCCTGACAAAGACAATGTATCCTGATTTCTATTTCAGAGAAATCAAACCAAACGAATTGGGCAATCTGTCTATGGAAAACATTCCTATGCCATTTATTATCAAACCCACCGTTGGTTTTTTTAGCATGGGAGTCTACAAAGTCACTGATCCCAATAAATGGAAGCAAATAAAAGAGGTGATCACGTCTGAAATAATCAGCACGAAAAATTTATATCCAAAGGAGGTTTTAAACACCACCGCATTCATTATTGAACAGTATATTGAAGGAGAAGAATTCGCAGTCGATGCCTACTTTAATGCTTCCGGAGAACCTGTAATTCTCAACATTCACAAGCACATATTTTCTTCCAACGATGATGTTAGTGATCGTATTTACATTTCGTCAAAAGAAATCATAGAAAGCAATATAGACCAATTCTCGGCATTTCTGAAGAAAATAGGGAAACTGTCAGAGGTGAAAAATTTTCCTGTCCATGTTGAAATCAGACGTGATCGCGCCGGTTCAGTGTGGCCGATTGAAATCAATCCAATGCGATTCGGTGGCTGGTGTACAACTGCCGACATGACTTATTTCGCCTATCAATTCAATCCTTATGTCCTTTATTTTTCCCAAAAACGGCCTGACTGGAAAGAAATTTTAAAAAATAAAGAAGGAAAACTTTATAGCATCATCGTCTTGGACAACTCCACAGGTATTGAAGGAAATCAAATAACTGCATTCGATTATGATTTGTTGCTATCCAAATTTGAAAAACCACTCGAAATACGGAAAATTGATTACAGGGAGTATCCCGTTTTTGGTTTTCTGTTTACGGAAACAAAAGAGGAAAACTTCTTTGAACTGGAAAGGATTCTCAAATCGGATTTAAAAGAATTTGTTACTTTTAACGCATTTGGATGA